The Myxococcales bacterium nucleotide sequence GACGCCAATGCCGGCTGCCGTCGCGGCCAAAAACCCCATTCCCCGCAAGATGGCCGCCCGTTCTCCCAGGCGCGTCCGACACGCCAGAGTCGCCAACGCGACGACGGGTACCGAGTGCAAAGAAAGCGCGACAAGCACCGTGATTGGCACATGGTCTTTCGCGGTAGCCACGTAAGTCCCAAGCGCAAGGCCATCGCCAAATTGATGAATGGCGAGACCCGCGAAGGCAAGCTCAAGACCCACTCGGTGATCATCCACCTCATGATGGTGTGTAGCCTTGATCACATTCGTATACACCCATTCGAGGAGGGTCGGGATCGCTAATGCCATTACGAATGCGCCCAACCCGGCGATGCCCAAGTGAGCCATGGCTTCTGGCAAAAGCTGAACCAAAACCACCGCCAGAGCGGCGGTGAGCGCGAAGGTTTGAATGGGGCGAATGTATGGCGTGTTGACGGTGCCAATCCAACCCACGGCAATGCCCAACCCCACCGACAAAGCGGCAATCAGCAACGTAAGTGTCATGTGGGTAGTCTCATGGGCCGGATCTAAGGACAAAAAATGCCGCTCGATGCGTCATCCGTACTTCCGGGGTAGCTGATCAATGGCGCTTCGATGTATATCCTTCTTAGGGGTAATACAAGACGTGATCAGGCGCGTGTGTGTATACTGTGGCTCGCGACCAGGTCGCCGGCCAGGCTATATAGAAGCGGCTAAAGAGCTCGGGCACGCGCTCGCGACCTCGGATGTGACGTTGGTATATGGTGGCGCTTCGAGGGGGCTCATGGGCGCGCTGGCGGACTCCGCAATGCGCGCAGGCGGGCACGTGATTGGTGTCATGCCACAGAGCTTGGTCCATAAAGAGATAGCGCATCCCCAGATCACCGAGCTTAAAATAGTACCTGATCTCCATGTGCGAAAGGCAACCATGGCGACCTTGGCCGATGCGTTCATTGCGCTCCCAGGGGGTGCCGGGACGCTGGAAGAGCTGACAGAAATGATCACGTGGCTGCAACTAGGCATACACGCGAAGCCGATTGCTCTGCTCAACGTGGCCGGCTACTACAAGCCCCTGCTTGAGATGTTTGGCATGTGCGTGCGGGAAGGATTCCTTTCAAAAGCGCTTCTTGATGCACTCATTGTGGATGAGCACGTCCCTGCGTTATGGGAAAGGCTCGTCCAGA carries:
- a CDS encoding TIGR00730 family Rossman fold protein, translated to MRRVCVYCGSRPGRRPGYIEAAKELGHALATSDVTLVYGGASRGLMGALADSAMRAGGHVIGVMPQSLVHKEIAHPQITELKIVPDLHVRKATMATLADAFIALPGGAGTLEELTEMITWLQLGIHAKPIALLNVAGYYKPLLEMFGMCVREGFLSKALLDALIVDEHVPALWERLVQKHSLL